Within the Megalops cyprinoides isolate fMegCyp1 chromosome 10, fMegCyp1.pri, whole genome shotgun sequence genome, the region CTCGAGGACTGTCGCAGCTCTCCAGACGGATCCGTGGCTCCACCCACCAAGCGCATGACCACGCCCAAGAGCTCCCCCTCCGCCAAGAGGGACCTGGGCTTCTGGTGCCCACTGCAGCTGAAGACCCCCCCGGGCCAGGGCGCATCTTTCCTTGGGGTGCAGGACTGCGCGCCCCCCTGTGCCAACATGTACTTCAAGCCCCACGAGGTGGAGTTCGCCAAGAACTTCATCGGGGTGTCCTCCATAGTCTGCCTCGGTGCCACCCTCTTCACCTTCCTCACCTTCCTCATTGATGTCAAGAGGTTCCGCTACCCGGAGAGGCCGATCATTTTCTACGCTGTCTGCTACAGCCTGGTGTCCCTCATCTACTTTGTGGGCTTCCTCCTGGGCAACGGCACGGCCTGCAACCGGGCGGCGCAGCCGGGCGCGGTGGACACGGTGGTCCTTGGCTCCCAGAACAAGGGCTGCACGCTGCTCTTCATGCTGCTCTACTTCTTCTCCACGGCCGGCACCGTCTGGTGGGTCATCCTCACCATCACATGGTTCCTGGCGGCAGGGCCTAAGTGGAGCTGCGAGGCCATTGAGAAGAAGGCAGTGTGGTTCCACTCGGTGGCCTGGGGTGTGCCTGGCGCGCTGACCGTCATGCTGCTGGCGCTCAACAAGGTGGAAGGGGACAACATCAGCGGGGTGTGCTTCGTGGGGCTGTACGACCTGGACGCGCTGCGCTACTTCGTGCTGGCGCCGCTGTGTGTGGGCGTGCTGGCCGGCCTGTCGCTGCTGCTGGCCGGCATCATCTCGCTCAACCACGTGCGGCAGGTCATCCAGCACGACGAGCGCAAccaggagaagctgaagaagttCATGATCCGCATCGGCGTCTTCAGCGGCCTCTACCTGCTGCCCCTGGTCACCCTGCTGGGCTGCTACGTCTACGAGCAGAGCCAGCGGAGCTCCTGGGAGAACACCTGGATCAACGACCACTGCCAGGAGTACAGTATCCCCTGCTCTTATGCGGTAATGCCCCGATCGCctggcgccccctggtggcgtGATAATGTGAGATGCACAGTATGTGCTGTaatctctctgcctccttttcGCCGCTGAGTTGGAGCTAGGATGGCACAAGTAGTTTCACTTCTGggtggttttcttttttttccatgcttaaCTGTTTCACAGATTGTAAAACAGGAGACTTTTATGCTTTTGAATTTCATATGTCCTCCACACCACTTCGTCAAGGAGGTTCAAGTTAGTCTTAGGAGGCTTCAGTGCTAAAATGGCtatctgtgttctgtttgtggCCCTGccccttcatgaatattctTAGTCAACAAATTAGAAGTCTTTTAGCTTCCATAGCGCTGACTCAGAACACCAAGTTGAACATGTCTGCAGTAAATATAATATCTGCACCCGTACTGTCTCAGCCATCTAGTGCTACTAGTGTTGGCCTAGCTGTTGGCAGACTTGGCAAATCTTGAATCTATGTCACTTTCGTCTTCACTGAGAACTGAGAGGACGAACATGGAAGTTAGGGGAGAAAACTTTGCTGTTGCTTATCATGGCAAGGAACCGGATAAAAACCACAGATAAAAGTAGCCTAGTATCACGTttttcaggaaagaaaaagggTCGAAGTCCAGACAGCCGTCTTGATCAGACATAGCAGTCAGCGTGATGTCATTTGCTACATCTGGGTGCAGTTATGACAGCGAAATTGCTTTCTCACTGCGTTGAATTGTTCAGATTATGACAGTCTGGCTCCAAACTTGCTTTGGAAAGTTGCACTGGAAATCCATTGAAGCGTAACTTACAGTTGGAAGCCTGCTGCTTAGTCATACAGTTTCTGAGAAAGCCATACTCCCCAGCTACCTCTGCTTAGACAGTGTAGACAGTTTCCCTTTGACAAATCAACAGGCCAATAGATAGTCTTTTAAGAAGGTTTTGGACACAGCAAGCATGACTAgcaaacatttctttctgttctgtttgtatttCAGAAGGTGGAGATGAACCGCCCTgatctgtctctgtttttgatCAAATACCTGATGACCCTGGTGGTGGGGATATCCGCTGTGTTCTGGGTCAGCAGCAAGAAGACATGCTCTGAGTGGGCGTTCTTCTTCAACAGAACCCGCAAGAAAGAGTAAGGATCCTGTGCCAGTCCTGAGATCCCATCCGACTTCCTGTCTGCATTGGCATCTGTTTTTCATGTGCATGGACAGGAAGTCCTGAATGATTCTTTGAAATTGATTATAAAAACCATTTGAGTTTAGAGGTTTTTGGGGTGGCCATTGACTtacattaatgctgtttttttgaaGATCAGTTTAGGgggttttttaaaattttgtctGTGACTGAAATGAGATGTTCTGAAATGGGGTTCTGAGATGTTCTGAGGCTTTCCCTGGTTTGCAGCCCCATCAGCGAGAGCCGCAGGGTCCTGCAGGAGTCGTGTGAGTTCTTTCTCAAGCACAACAGCCGCGTGCAGCACAAGAAGAAGCAGTACAAGTCCAGCTCCCACAAGCTCAAGGTCATCTCCAAATCCATGGGCACCAGCACGGGCGTGGCTGCCTCCACCGCCACCAACCAGGGGACACCCGCTGCCGCCTCTGTCAGCAACCGCGACGCCGTCGGCCAGTCCTCCTTCTCCGAGGTCCGAGGCTCCTCCGAGACCTCTGGGAAAGAACACACGGAGCGGGCCAGCTCGGGCCGGGGGTCCAGGAGGGGCGAGCGGGAGCCGGCCGGACAGGCCATGCCTGCCCGCGATTCCTCTGAGAGGCGGAGCAAAGCCGGCAGCTCCAGCAAGGTCAGCAGCCGCTCTGAGAGCTTCCAGAGAGTCCCGGATGGGAGGTAATTCAGAACCACTGTTAAAGCTTTACAGCACGTACCTAAGCTCCAGACCTGAACCCTCACAACTTTGAACTTCGTCATGAAGTCAGTAGTCACCTTTTATTCCACATTTGTATGTGTTACTTACTGAAATGCACCTCACACGACCTGCTTTAGCTTCAAGGAGAGATGTCTGCACCTAGTAATTAACCCACAGAAGCAGTTAAGAGGCAGTTTTTTCACAAAGCAGGCTCATTAAGATATGTACATGATAGCTTTCACAGACTGTTTAGAATTATATATTTGCATGCCATTATCCA harbors:
- the LOC118784546 gene encoding frizzled-6-like isoform X3, encoding MTPGRTITTMWRPGLVLACLALVGVGHGRGHSDFTCEPIKVHRCLGMPYNTTYFPNMMEHYDQDIAASRMEPFVPLINLQCSPDVHHFLCQAFVPVCTEQNKVVWPCRALCERVHSDCSKDIKTFGIDWPPELQCDRLEDCRSSPDGSVAPPTKRMTTPKSSPSAKRDLGFWCPLQLKTPPGQGASFLGVQDCAPPCANMYFKPHEVEFAKNFIGVSSIVCLGATLFTFLTFLIDVKRFRYPERPIIFYAVCYSLVSLIYFVGFLLGNGTACNRAAQPGAVDTVVLGSQNKGCTLLFMLLYFFSTAGTVWWVILTITWFLAAGPKWSCEAIEKKAVWFHSVAWGVPGALTVMLLALNKVEGDNISGVCFVGLYDLDALRYFVLAPLCVGVLAGLSLLLAGIISLNHVRQVIQHDERNQEKLKKFMIRIGVFSGLYLLPLVTLLGCYVYEQSQRSSWENTWINDHCQEYSIPCSYAKVEMNRPDLSLFLIKYLMTLVVGISAVFWVSSKKTCSEWAFFFNRTRKKDPISESRRVLQESCEFFLKHNSRVQHKKKQYKSSSHKLKVISKSMGTSTGVAASTATNQGTPAAASVSNRDAVGQSSFSEVRGSSETSGKEHTERASSGRGSRRGEREPAGQAMPARDSSERRSKAGSSSKPCVFPDDDAQE
- the LOC118784546 gene encoding frizzled-6-like isoform X1 — encoded protein: MTPGRTITTMWRPGLVLACLALVGVGHGRGHSDFTCEPIKVHRCLGMPYNTTYFPNMMEHYDQDIAASRMEPFVPLINLQCSPDVHHFLCQAFVPVCTEQNKVVWPCRALCERVHSDCSKDIKTFGIDWPPELQCDRLEDCRSSPDGSVAPPTKRMTTPKSSPSAKRDLGFWCPLQLKTPPGQGASFLGVQDCAPPCANMYFKPHEVEFAKNFIGVSSIVCLGATLFTFLTFLIDVKRFRYPERPIIFYAVCYSLVSLIYFVGFLLGNGTACNRAAQPGAVDTVVLGSQNKGCTLLFMLLYFFSTAGTVWWVILTITWFLAAGPKWSCEAIEKKAVWFHSVAWGVPGALTVMLLALNKVEGDNISGVCFVGLYDLDALRYFVLAPLCVGVLAGLSLLLAGIISLNHVRQVIQHDERNQEKLKKFMIRIGVFSGLYLLPLVTLLGCYVYEQSQRSSWENTWINDHCQEYSIPCSYAKVEMNRPDLSLFLIKYLMTLVVGISAVFWVSSKKTCSEWAFFFNRTRKKDPISESRRVLQESCEFFLKHNSRVQHKKKQYKSSSHKLKVISKSMGTSTGVAASTATNQGTPAAASVSNRDAVGQSSFSEVRGSSETSGKEHTERASSGRGSRRGEREPAGQAMPARDSSERRSKAGSSSKVSSRSESFQRVPDGSPVCSLTMTPRSDFTEGKQGTSGQHPSVSPAHSGSGRGSAPPLVRLTPEETKDKESSCSNA
- the LOC118784546 gene encoding frizzled-6-like isoform X2 is translated as MTPGRTITTMWRPGLVLACLALVGVGHGRGHSDFTCEPIKVHRCLGMPYNTTYFPNMMEHYDQDIAASRMEPFVPLINLQCSPDVHHFLCQAFVPVCTEQNKVVWPCRALCERVHSDCSKDIKTFGIDWPPELQCDRLEDCRSSPDGSVAPPTKRMTTPKSSPSAKRDLGFWCPLQLKTPPGQGASFLGVQDCAPPCANMYFKPHEVEFAKNFIGVSSIVCLGATLFTFLTFLIDVKRFRYPERPIIFYAVCYSLVSLIYFVGFLLGNGTACNRAAQPGAVDTVVLGSQNKGCTLLFMLLYFFSTAGTVWWVILTITWFLAAGPKWSCEAIEKKAVWFHSVAWGVPGALTVMLLALNKVEGDNISGVCFVGLYDLDALRYFVLAPLCVGVLAGLSLLLAGIISLNHVRQVIQHDERNQEKLKKFMIRIGVFSGLYLLPLVTLLGCYVYEQSQRSSWENTWINDHCQEYSIPCSYAKVEMNRPDLSLFLIKYLMTLVVGISAVFWVSSKKTCSEWAFFFNRTRKKDPISESRRVLQESCEFFLKHNSRVQHKKKQYKSSSHKLKVISKSMGTSTGVAASTATNQGTPAAASVSNRDAVGQSSFSEVRGSSETSGKEHTERASSGRGSRRGEREPAGQAMPARDSSERRSKAGSSSKVSSRSESFQRVPDGRSDFTEGKQGTSGQHPSVSPAHSGSGRGSAPPLVRLTPEETKDKESSCSNA